From the genome of Mustela lutreola isolate mMusLut2 chromosome 16, mMusLut2.pri, whole genome shotgun sequence, one region includes:
- the NECAB2 gene encoding N-terminal EF-hand calcium-binding protein 2 isoform X1: protein MCERAARLCRAGAHRLLREPPPQGRALGGLLRWVGARMGEPRAPLVPDAPDAPDAPAADPGPGPGPCSPRGGTAVILDIFRRADKNDDGKLSLEEFQLFFADGVLDEKELEGLFHTIDSDNTNHVDTKELCDYFVDHMGDYEDVLASLETLNHSVLKAMGYTKKVYEGGSNVDQFVTRFLLKETANQIQSLLSSVESAVEAIEEQTSQIRLSLRAPVFREGACRAGIDPGSLRPTPVKPGEEAVTSAVGCRQNHSKASHGVVETWSGSAAPPHAPSAKLGAAEQGKSLPSVSADPKEEGLEAQISRLAELIGRLESKTVWFDLQQRLSDEEGTNMHLQLVRQEMAVCPEQLSEFVDSLRQYLRGTAGAGSCFHIIALSFICIAAVRLADGFTFVVYEFWETEEEWRRHLQSPVCKAFRHVKVDTLSQPEVLSRILVPGRRKWVCRGS from the exons ATGTGCGAGCGGGCGGCGCGCCTGTGCAGGGCCGGCGCGCACAGGCTGCTCCGGGAGCCGCCGCCGCAGGGCCGGGCGCTAGGCGGGCTGCTGCGCTGGGTGGGCGCCAGGATGGGCGAGCCCCGGGCGCCGCTGGTCCCCGACGCCCCCGACGCCCCCGACGCCCCCGCTGCggaccccggccccggcccggggCCCTGCTCGCCGCGCGGGGGCACCGCTGTCATCCTGGAC ATTTTCCGCCGGGCGGACAAAAACG acGACGGGAAGCTGTCGCTGGAGGAGTTCCAGCTCTTCTTTGCAGATGGCGTCCTCGACGAGAAGGAGCTGGAGGGCCTCTTCCACACGATTGACTCTGACAACACCAA ccACGTGGACACCAAGGAGCTATGTG ATTACTTTGTGGACCACATGGGCGATTATGAGGACGTCTTGGCCTCCTTGGAGACCTTGAACCACTCTGTCCTGAAGGCGATGGGCTACACCAAGAAG GTGTACGAGGGCGGGAGCAACGTGGACCAGTTTGTGACGCGCTTCCTTCTGAAGGAGACGGCCAATCAGATCCAGTCGCTGCTCAGCTCTGTGGAGAGCGCCGTGGAGGCCATCGAGGAGCAGACCAGCCAGATCCG GCTCTCTCTTAGGGCTCCCGTTTTCAGAGAGGGGGCCTGTCGAGCTGGTATAGACCCAGGTTCCCTCCGCCCGACCCCAGTGAAGCCGGGAGAAGAAGCTGTCACTTCTGCTGTGGG CTGCAGACAGAACCACAGCAAAGCCAGCCACGGCGTGGTGGAGACCTGGTCTGGAAGCGCCGcgcccccccacgcccccagcGCCAAGCTGGGGGCTGCAGAACAAGGGAAGAGTCTCCCATCTG TCTCTGCAGACCCCAAGGAGGAGGGCCTGGAAGCCCAGATTAGCCGCTTGGCAGAGCTGATAGGACGGCTGGAGAGTAAG ACCGTTTGGTTTGATCTTCAGCAGCGCCTCTCGGATGAAGAAGGCACCAACATG CACCTGCAGCTGGTCCGGCAGGAGATGGCCGTGTGCCCCGAACAGCTGAGTGAGTTCGTGGACTCCCTGCGCCAGTACCTCCGCGGCACTGCCGGGGCCGGGAGCTGCTTCCA CATCATCGCTTTGTCATTCATTTG CATCGCGGCCGTGAGGCTGGCTGACGGCTTCACCTTCGTGGTCTACGAGTTCTGGGAGACGGAGGAGGAGTGGAGGCG GCACCTGCAGAGCCCCGTGTGCAAGGCGTTCCGGCACGTCAAGGTGGACACGCTGAGTCAGCCTGAGGTCCTCTCCAGGATCCTGGTGCCAGGTAGACGGAAGTGGGTGTGCAGGGGGTCCTAG
- the NECAB2 gene encoding N-terminal EF-hand calcium-binding protein 2 isoform X5, whose protein sequence is MCERAARLCRAGAHRLLREPPPQGRALGGLLRWVGARMGEPRAPLVPDAPDAPDAPAADPGPGPGPCSPRGGTAVILDIFRRADKNDDGKLSLEEFQLFFADGVLDEKELEGLFHTIDSDNTNHVDTKELCDYFVDHMGDYEDVLASLETLNHSVLKAMGYTKKVYEGGSNVDQFVTRFLLKETANQIQSLLSSVESAVEAIEEQTSQIRCRQNHSKASHGVVETWSGSAAPPHAPSAKLGAAEQGKSLPSVSADPKEEGLEAQISRLAELIGRLESKTVWFDLQQRLSDEEGTNMHLQLVRQEMAVCPEQLSEFVDSLRQYLRGTAGAGSCFHIIALSFICIAAVRLADGFTFVVYEFWETEEEWRRHLQSPVCKAFRHVKVDTLSQPEVLSRILVPGRRKWVCRGS, encoded by the exons ATGTGCGAGCGGGCGGCGCGCCTGTGCAGGGCCGGCGCGCACAGGCTGCTCCGGGAGCCGCCGCCGCAGGGCCGGGCGCTAGGCGGGCTGCTGCGCTGGGTGGGCGCCAGGATGGGCGAGCCCCGGGCGCCGCTGGTCCCCGACGCCCCCGACGCCCCCGACGCCCCCGCTGCggaccccggccccggcccggggCCCTGCTCGCCGCGCGGGGGCACCGCTGTCATCCTGGAC ATTTTCCGCCGGGCGGACAAAAACG acGACGGGAAGCTGTCGCTGGAGGAGTTCCAGCTCTTCTTTGCAGATGGCGTCCTCGACGAGAAGGAGCTGGAGGGCCTCTTCCACACGATTGACTCTGACAACACCAA ccACGTGGACACCAAGGAGCTATGTG ATTACTTTGTGGACCACATGGGCGATTATGAGGACGTCTTGGCCTCCTTGGAGACCTTGAACCACTCTGTCCTGAAGGCGATGGGCTACACCAAGAAG GTGTACGAGGGCGGGAGCAACGTGGACCAGTTTGTGACGCGCTTCCTTCTGAAGGAGACGGCCAATCAGATCCAGTCGCTGCTCAGCTCTGTGGAGAGCGCCGTGGAGGCCATCGAGGAGCAGACCAGCCAGATCCG CTGCAGACAGAACCACAGCAAAGCCAGCCACGGCGTGGTGGAGACCTGGTCTGGAAGCGCCGcgcccccccacgcccccagcGCCAAGCTGGGGGCTGCAGAACAAGGGAAGAGTCTCCCATCTG TCTCTGCAGACCCCAAGGAGGAGGGCCTGGAAGCCCAGATTAGCCGCTTGGCAGAGCTGATAGGACGGCTGGAGAGTAAG ACCGTTTGGTTTGATCTTCAGCAGCGCCTCTCGGATGAAGAAGGCACCAACATG CACCTGCAGCTGGTCCGGCAGGAGATGGCCGTGTGCCCCGAACAGCTGAGTGAGTTCGTGGACTCCCTGCGCCAGTACCTCCGCGGCACTGCCGGGGCCGGGAGCTGCTTCCA CATCATCGCTTTGTCATTCATTTG CATCGCGGCCGTGAGGCTGGCTGACGGCTTCACCTTCGTGGTCTACGAGTTCTGGGAGACGGAGGAGGAGTGGAGGCG GCACCTGCAGAGCCCCGTGTGCAAGGCGTTCCGGCACGTCAAGGTGGACACGCTGAGTCAGCCTGAGGTCCTCTCCAGGATCCTGGTGCCAGGTAGACGGAAGTGGGTGTGCAGGGGGTCCTAG
- the NECAB2 gene encoding N-terminal EF-hand calcium-binding protein 2 isoform X2 gives MCERAARLCRAGAHRLLREPPPQGRALGGLLRWVGARMGEPRAPLVPDAPDAPDAPAADPGPGPGPCSPRGGTAVILDIFRRADKNDDGKLSLEEFQLFFADGVLDEKELEGLFHTIDSDNTNHVDTKELCDYFVDHMGDYEDVLASLETLNHSVLKAMGYTKKVYEGGSNVDQFVTRFLLKETANQIQSLLSSVESAVEAIEEQTSQIRLSLRAPVFREGACRAGIDPGSLRPTPVKPGEEAVTSAVGCRQNHSKASHGVVETWSGSAAPPHAPSAKLGAAEQGKSLPSVSADPKEEGLEAQISRLAELIGRLESKTVWFDLQQRLSDEEGTNMHLQLVRQEMAVCPEQLSEFVDSLRQYLRGTAGAGSCFHIIALSFICIAAVRLADGFTFVVYEFWETEEEWRRHLQSPVCKAFRHVKVDTLSQPEVLSRILVPAAWCTVGRD, from the exons ATGTGCGAGCGGGCGGCGCGCCTGTGCAGGGCCGGCGCGCACAGGCTGCTCCGGGAGCCGCCGCCGCAGGGCCGGGCGCTAGGCGGGCTGCTGCGCTGGGTGGGCGCCAGGATGGGCGAGCCCCGGGCGCCGCTGGTCCCCGACGCCCCCGACGCCCCCGACGCCCCCGCTGCggaccccggccccggcccggggCCCTGCTCGCCGCGCGGGGGCACCGCTGTCATCCTGGAC ATTTTCCGCCGGGCGGACAAAAACG acGACGGGAAGCTGTCGCTGGAGGAGTTCCAGCTCTTCTTTGCAGATGGCGTCCTCGACGAGAAGGAGCTGGAGGGCCTCTTCCACACGATTGACTCTGACAACACCAA ccACGTGGACACCAAGGAGCTATGTG ATTACTTTGTGGACCACATGGGCGATTATGAGGACGTCTTGGCCTCCTTGGAGACCTTGAACCACTCTGTCCTGAAGGCGATGGGCTACACCAAGAAG GTGTACGAGGGCGGGAGCAACGTGGACCAGTTTGTGACGCGCTTCCTTCTGAAGGAGACGGCCAATCAGATCCAGTCGCTGCTCAGCTCTGTGGAGAGCGCCGTGGAGGCCATCGAGGAGCAGACCAGCCAGATCCG GCTCTCTCTTAGGGCTCCCGTTTTCAGAGAGGGGGCCTGTCGAGCTGGTATAGACCCAGGTTCCCTCCGCCCGACCCCAGTGAAGCCGGGAGAAGAAGCTGTCACTTCTGCTGTGGG CTGCAGACAGAACCACAGCAAAGCCAGCCACGGCGTGGTGGAGACCTGGTCTGGAAGCGCCGcgcccccccacgcccccagcGCCAAGCTGGGGGCTGCAGAACAAGGGAAGAGTCTCCCATCTG TCTCTGCAGACCCCAAGGAGGAGGGCCTGGAAGCCCAGATTAGCCGCTTGGCAGAGCTGATAGGACGGCTGGAGAGTAAG ACCGTTTGGTTTGATCTTCAGCAGCGCCTCTCGGATGAAGAAGGCACCAACATG CACCTGCAGCTGGTCCGGCAGGAGATGGCCGTGTGCCCCGAACAGCTGAGTGAGTTCGTGGACTCCCTGCGCCAGTACCTCCGCGGCACTGCCGGGGCCGGGAGCTGCTTCCA CATCATCGCTTTGTCATTCATTTG CATCGCGGCCGTGAGGCTGGCTGACGGCTTCACCTTCGTGGTCTACGAGTTCTGGGAGACGGAGGAGGAGTGGAGGCG GCACCTGCAGAGCCCCGTGTGCAAGGCGTTCCGGCACGTCAAGGTGGACACGCTGAGTCAGCCTGAGGTCCTCTCCAGGATCCTGGTGCCAG CTGCCTGGTGTACTGTGGGCCGCGACTGA
- the NECAB2 gene encoding N-terminal EF-hand calcium-binding protein 2 isoform X4 has protein sequence MCERAARLCRAGAHRLLREPPPQGRALGGLLRWVGARMGEPRAPLVPDAPDAPDAPAADPGPGPGPCSPRGGTAVILDIFRRADKNDDGKLSLEEFQLFFADGVLDEKELEGLFHTIDSDNTNHVDTKELCDYFVDHMGDYEDVLASLETLNHSVLKAMGYTKKVYEGGSNVDQFVTRFLLKETANQIQSLLSSVESAVEAIEEQTSQIRLSLRAPVFREGACRAGIDPGSLRPTPVKPGEEAVTSAVGCRQNHSKASHGVVETWSGSAAPPHAPSAKLGAAEQGKSLPSVSADPKEEGLEAQISRLAELIGRLESKTVWFDLQQRLSDEEGTNMHLQLVRQEMAVCPEQLSEFVDSLRQYLRGTAGAGSCFHIAAVRLADGFTFVVYEFWETEEEWRRHLQSPVCKAFRHVKVDTLSQPEVLSRILVPAAWCTVGRD, from the exons ATGTGCGAGCGGGCGGCGCGCCTGTGCAGGGCCGGCGCGCACAGGCTGCTCCGGGAGCCGCCGCCGCAGGGCCGGGCGCTAGGCGGGCTGCTGCGCTGGGTGGGCGCCAGGATGGGCGAGCCCCGGGCGCCGCTGGTCCCCGACGCCCCCGACGCCCCCGACGCCCCCGCTGCggaccccggccccggcccggggCCCTGCTCGCCGCGCGGGGGCACCGCTGTCATCCTGGAC ATTTTCCGCCGGGCGGACAAAAACG acGACGGGAAGCTGTCGCTGGAGGAGTTCCAGCTCTTCTTTGCAGATGGCGTCCTCGACGAGAAGGAGCTGGAGGGCCTCTTCCACACGATTGACTCTGACAACACCAA ccACGTGGACACCAAGGAGCTATGTG ATTACTTTGTGGACCACATGGGCGATTATGAGGACGTCTTGGCCTCCTTGGAGACCTTGAACCACTCTGTCCTGAAGGCGATGGGCTACACCAAGAAG GTGTACGAGGGCGGGAGCAACGTGGACCAGTTTGTGACGCGCTTCCTTCTGAAGGAGACGGCCAATCAGATCCAGTCGCTGCTCAGCTCTGTGGAGAGCGCCGTGGAGGCCATCGAGGAGCAGACCAGCCAGATCCG GCTCTCTCTTAGGGCTCCCGTTTTCAGAGAGGGGGCCTGTCGAGCTGGTATAGACCCAGGTTCCCTCCGCCCGACCCCAGTGAAGCCGGGAGAAGAAGCTGTCACTTCTGCTGTGGG CTGCAGACAGAACCACAGCAAAGCCAGCCACGGCGTGGTGGAGACCTGGTCTGGAAGCGCCGcgcccccccacgcccccagcGCCAAGCTGGGGGCTGCAGAACAAGGGAAGAGTCTCCCATCTG TCTCTGCAGACCCCAAGGAGGAGGGCCTGGAAGCCCAGATTAGCCGCTTGGCAGAGCTGATAGGACGGCTGGAGAGTAAG ACCGTTTGGTTTGATCTTCAGCAGCGCCTCTCGGATGAAGAAGGCACCAACATG CACCTGCAGCTGGTCCGGCAGGAGATGGCCGTGTGCCCCGAACAGCTGAGTGAGTTCGTGGACTCCCTGCGCCAGTACCTCCGCGGCACTGCCGGGGCCGGGAGCTGCTTCCA CATCGCGGCCGTGAGGCTGGCTGACGGCTTCACCTTCGTGGTCTACGAGTTCTGGGAGACGGAGGAGGAGTGGAGGCG GCACCTGCAGAGCCCCGTGTGCAAGGCGTTCCGGCACGTCAAGGTGGACACGCTGAGTCAGCCTGAGGTCCTCTCCAGGATCCTGGTGCCAG CTGCCTGGTGTACTGTGGGCCGCGACTGA
- the NECAB2 gene encoding N-terminal EF-hand calcium-binding protein 2 isoform X3, translating into MCERAARLCRAGAHRLLREPPPQGRALGGLLRWVGARMGEPRAPLVPDAPDAPDAPAADPGPGPGPCSPRGGTAVILDIFRRADKNDDGKLSLEEFQLFFADGVLDEKELEGLFHTIDSDNTNHVDTKELCDYFVDHMGDYEDVLASLETLNHSVLKAMGYTKKVYEGGSNVDQFVTRFLLKETANQIQSLLSSVESAVEAIEEQTSQIRLSLRAPVFREGACRAGIDPGSLRPTPVKPGEEAVTSAVGCRQNHSKASHGVVETWSGSAAPPHAPSAKLGAAEQGKSLPSVSADPKEEGLEAQISRLAELIGRLESKTVWFDLQQRLSDEEGTNMHLQLVRQEMAVCPEQLSEFVDSLRQYLRGTAGAGSCFHIAAVRLADGFTFVVYEFWETEEEWRRHLQSPVCKAFRHVKVDTLSQPEVLSRILVPGRRKWVCRGS; encoded by the exons ATGTGCGAGCGGGCGGCGCGCCTGTGCAGGGCCGGCGCGCACAGGCTGCTCCGGGAGCCGCCGCCGCAGGGCCGGGCGCTAGGCGGGCTGCTGCGCTGGGTGGGCGCCAGGATGGGCGAGCCCCGGGCGCCGCTGGTCCCCGACGCCCCCGACGCCCCCGACGCCCCCGCTGCggaccccggccccggcccggggCCCTGCTCGCCGCGCGGGGGCACCGCTGTCATCCTGGAC ATTTTCCGCCGGGCGGACAAAAACG acGACGGGAAGCTGTCGCTGGAGGAGTTCCAGCTCTTCTTTGCAGATGGCGTCCTCGACGAGAAGGAGCTGGAGGGCCTCTTCCACACGATTGACTCTGACAACACCAA ccACGTGGACACCAAGGAGCTATGTG ATTACTTTGTGGACCACATGGGCGATTATGAGGACGTCTTGGCCTCCTTGGAGACCTTGAACCACTCTGTCCTGAAGGCGATGGGCTACACCAAGAAG GTGTACGAGGGCGGGAGCAACGTGGACCAGTTTGTGACGCGCTTCCTTCTGAAGGAGACGGCCAATCAGATCCAGTCGCTGCTCAGCTCTGTGGAGAGCGCCGTGGAGGCCATCGAGGAGCAGACCAGCCAGATCCG GCTCTCTCTTAGGGCTCCCGTTTTCAGAGAGGGGGCCTGTCGAGCTGGTATAGACCCAGGTTCCCTCCGCCCGACCCCAGTGAAGCCGGGAGAAGAAGCTGTCACTTCTGCTGTGGG CTGCAGACAGAACCACAGCAAAGCCAGCCACGGCGTGGTGGAGACCTGGTCTGGAAGCGCCGcgcccccccacgcccccagcGCCAAGCTGGGGGCTGCAGAACAAGGGAAGAGTCTCCCATCTG TCTCTGCAGACCCCAAGGAGGAGGGCCTGGAAGCCCAGATTAGCCGCTTGGCAGAGCTGATAGGACGGCTGGAGAGTAAG ACCGTTTGGTTTGATCTTCAGCAGCGCCTCTCGGATGAAGAAGGCACCAACATG CACCTGCAGCTGGTCCGGCAGGAGATGGCCGTGTGCCCCGAACAGCTGAGTGAGTTCGTGGACTCCCTGCGCCAGTACCTCCGCGGCACTGCCGGGGCCGGGAGCTGCTTCCA CATCGCGGCCGTGAGGCTGGCTGACGGCTTCACCTTCGTGGTCTACGAGTTCTGGGAGACGGAGGAGGAGTGGAGGCG GCACCTGCAGAGCCCCGTGTGCAAGGCGTTCCGGCACGTCAAGGTGGACACGCTGAGTCAGCCTGAGGTCCTCTCCAGGATCCTGGTGCCAGGTAGACGGAAGTGGGTGTGCAGGGGGTCCTAG